The DNA region TTCTCCTTCGAGCCCAATCCGCACTGGCCCCACAAGTTCTCCCGCCAGCCGGCGATCCTCGACTACATCCACAAGGTCGTCGACAAGTACGACGTACGCCGCCACATCCGGTTCCACACAGAGGTGACGGCCGCGCGCTGGGACGACGAGGCGAAGACCTGGCAGCTCGACCTCAGCACGGGGGAGACCGAGACGGTCGACCTGTTCGTACCTGCCGTCGGTCAGCTCTCCCGGCCCTCGATCCCGAGCATTCCCGGCGCGGACAGCTTCCGCGGTGAGGCCTTCCACTCGGCCGAGTGGAACCACGACCTGAGCCTCGCCGGCAAGCGGGTCGCGGTGATCGGCACCGGCGCGAGCGCGATCCAGTTCGTGCCCGAGGTGCGGAAGGACGCGGCGAAGGTGCTTCTCTTCCAGCGCTCCGCGCCCTACATCGTGCCGCGCAAGGACTTCGAGCGCACCGACCCCGCCCGCCGCCTCCCGCAGCTGCTCGACCGCGCGAAGATCTGGACCCAGGCCGAGTGGCTGACCACGACCTTCCACATCAAGCCGCTCTCCGCGGTCATGCGCACCTGGTCCAAGCGGCACATGAAGGCGCAGACCGCGGCCAAGCCGGGGCTCTTCGAGAAGGTCTGGCCCGACTACCCGTTCGGCTGCAAGCGCGTCCTCTTCGCCGACGACTACCTGCCCGCCCTCGCCCAGCCCAACGTGGACGTGATCACCGACGACATCACCGAGATCACCCCGACCGGCGTCACGACCGCTGACGGCCTGCACCACGAGGTCGACGTCATCATCTGGGGCACCGGCTTCAAGGCGACCGACTTCCTCGCCCCGATGACGATCGCCGGCACCCAGGGCCGCGACCTGCACACCCACTGGAAGGACGGTGCCCACGCCTACCACGGCATGACCGTCCCCGGGTTCCCCAACCTGCTGATCATGTACGGCCCCAACACCAACACCGGCGGCGGCTCGATCATCTACTTCCTCGAGACCCAGGCCCGCTACCTCGGCCGCTACGCCGACCACGTCGCCGAGGCCGGCCCGCTCGAGGTCCGGGCGGAGGTCGAGGAGGCCTACGACGCCCGGATCCAGGACCAGCTGGCCGACAGCGTCTGGAGCAAGTGCACCTCCTGGTATCGGGAGAAGAACGGCCGCATCACCACCAACTGGCCCAGCATCTCCGCCCACTACCGACGCAGCGCCAGCTACCGGAAAGCCGACTACGCACGCGCTTGAGAACCGTCCTGATGGGTCTTTGTGCCCGATCTGTTCCTTCCCTTATGCGTGTGGTAGGCCACATACTCGAAGAGATGACTACCTCAACCCCCCGGCGGCGACACTTCGCCGCGAGTCCGTTCAAGACTGATCCCGAGCCGGTCATTGAGCAGTTCGAGTCCGGAGACCTGGTCTCCCACGACTCATTCGGCCTGGGTCGGGTCGTCAACAAGGAAACGGCCGCAGTCACTGTCGACTTCGGTCCCCAGCTGGTTCGCATTCCCAGCCCCTTCCCCAAGCTTGCCAAGCTCTGACCTCGGTCTGAGCTGAACAGAGATCGCCCTCCCCGAGCACTGCTCGAGGAGGGCGATCTCTGTGTTCGAGGCCTACTTCCTCTTCACCGGATAGGCCGCGTCGACCTCCACCTCGACGAGCCAGCCGTCCACCGGCAGGTTCTCGATCTCGAGCGCGAACCGCGACGGCCGGGCCGGGTTGGTGACCATCGGCTCGGCGGGCGGAGCGGTGCCGAGCGGCACCGGGATGACCTCGCCGGTCGAGACCGACGTGTTCGCGAAGAACTGCCGATAGGCCCGGTTCCAGCCCGCGAAGTCCATCTTCGCCTCGCCCGCGGGGTTCTGCAGGAAGACGCGCATCGTGATCACGTCCTCGTAGGAGAGGCCGGCCGCCGCGAGGTTCTCCCCGATCCGGCGAAGCACGTTGATCCCCTGCGCCTCGGTGATCGTGACGCCCGGTGGCAGCTGGCCATCGGGGAACACCTCGGTGTCGATGTAGGCCTGCTCGCCGGTCGCCCCGGTGTTCAACCGCGACGGTCCGAGCCCGCTGGTCTTGTAGATCGCGGCCGCCGGCCCGATCGCGACACCGTTGGCGATCGACGGGTTGTCCTGACCCGCCGGCAGCACCGAGATCGTCTCCCCGCCACGCGGCGGACGGTGCCCATCAGAAGCAGGCGACCACTTGCTCCCCGCAACCGCCGCCGTCGGTGCCACCAGAGCCGCGGTCAACCCGACCACAGCCACCACCTTCGTACGCGGCGACATCATGCCGTCACCCGCGTGTGCAGCTTCTCGACGGCCGCCCGGGCGGCCGTGATCGCGCCGTGCTGCCAGGCGACCGCGTGGCTGAGGTGGTCGCCGGCGAAGTACGTGTTGCCGGTGGCGTCCAACAGCCGCGTGTAGAGCGGATCGGTGTCCGCCGTCGTCGAGTAGGCCCAAGCCCCCTCCGAGAACTTCGCCGACTTCCAGTCCTGGCTGTAGGAGGCGGTGATGCCCTCGCCGTAGACGTCCCCGAAGATCTGCTTGCCCATGTCCACCGCGCGGGAGAGCCGCTGGGCAGGGGTCAGGGCGCCGTAGGTGTCCGCCGCGCTACCGGTGTTGTAGTAGCCGATCATGGTGCCCTTGTCGCCGTTGAACCCGTACGACGGGTGCCACATGTTGCGCAGGTCGAGGCGGGTGTTGGTGATCCCGCCGTAGATCCGGAAGTCCTCCTCCCACCAGCGCCGGTCGTACTCGATCCCGATCTTGCCCGCGTTCGACGGCCCGAAGGACTTCAGGCTCGCGGTGATGTCGGCGCCGAGGTTGTGCGGGATCTTGGCGGCGATCTGCGGCGGCATGCAGTTGATCGCGAAGTCCGCCTCGATGACCTCGGTCCGTCCGCGAGCCTTGTAGGCGACGGAGACGCCGGTCGAGGTGTTGTTCCACTCGACGACCTCGGCCCCGTAGCGGATGTTGCGCGCCCCGATGGCCTTGGCGAAGGCCTTCGGGATCGCGTCCATGCCGCCGACCGGCTGATACATCATCATCGCCTGGTCGTAGCCGAACTCGAACGAGAAGTACTGACCCAGTCCGGCCGCGAGGACCGCGCTCATCGCGTGGGGCGCCACCTCGGTGCCGGACTCCTGACCGGCACCCGGCTCGACGGTGTAGCCCGCGCGGCTGGAGCCGGTGTAGGCGTACCCCTCCGCCTTGGTGCCGAGGTCGCCGAAGCTCCTCAGGAACGCGATCAGCGCCTCCTTGTCGGCTGCGGTCAGCTCCTCGTCCAGGGCGCCCTTGTCGGTCGCCTTCGCGAGCAGCTCGGAGACGTAGCCGTAGGTGTCCGCCTTGGCGTGGCGCATCTGGACAGCGCCGATGCCGTGGTCACCCGGGTAGTAGAGCAGCGCATTGGCGTTCTGGTTGGTGAATGCCTCGATCGGGACGCCCAGCTCCTTGCAGTAGTCGAGGGTGATGTGGCTCTGTGGCAGCCGTCCGGGCCCGGCGTTCATGTACTGGCCCTGGGAGAACCCGGCGACCTGGGTGACCCCCTTCAGATCGGTGACGCGGGTGCCGCCACGGACGGTGAAGTTGCGGCCACCCGCCCGGTCGCGTCCCTCGAGGACGGTGACCCGGTAGCCGCCCTTGAGCAGCTCGTACGCAGCGGTCAGCCCGGCGACGCCACCGCCGAGGATCACGACCGACTTGCTGCCCGCCCGGGCGAGGTCCGCGGGCTGGGGAGGAGTGAAATCGGGTGTCTCCGCGGCGTGCGCGGAGGTGAGCCCGAGGGCACCCATGCTGTGCAACATGACGCCTGCTCCGCCGGCGAGGCCGACGTTGCGCAGGAAGTTCCGACGTGACTGAGTCATGTGGGGTTCCAATCTGTTGGGGGCACCCCGCAAGGTAAAGAGGGTTTGTTGCACCGCCATTGCGTCTGTGTCTCGCTAGAACACGTGTTCCCCAACTCGCGAGTAGCTCTAGGATCGGCACCGTGACCGTCACCATCCGCGATGCAGCTCCCGCCGACGTACCCGAGATCCTCCGCCTCGTCCACGCCCTGGCCGTCTACGAGAAGGAGCCCGACGCGGTCGAGGCGACGGAGGCCGACTTCGCGGCGGCCCTCTTCCCCGAGTCGGGCACCCCGACCACCCACTGCCTGATCGCGGAGAAGGACGGCACGGTCATCGGCATGGCGGTCTGGTACGTCACCTTCTCCACCTGGACCGGCCGCAACGGCATCTGGCTCGAGGACCTCTTCGTCGACCCGGAGCACCGCGGCGCCGGCGCCGGCAAGGCCCTGCTCGTACGCCTCGCCGAGATCTGCGTCGAGAACGACTGGCGCCGCCTCGAGTGGTGGGTGTTGAAGTGGAACGAGCCCTCGATCGCCTTCTACCGCTCCCTCGGCTCGGTCCCCCAGGACGAGTGGGAGGTCCACCGCATCGACGGTGCCGAGCTGAAGGAGCTCGGCGGCGCCGGCGGTGCCTGACCTCAGGCCTCGTACGCAGCGGCGAACCGCCCCGCCCACTCCCCGAAGCCGCGGGCCGGCCTGCCCAGGACCTCCTCGACGTGCGGGCTGACCGCCTGCTCGGCGTCGGTCGGGTGCCCGAGGATGGCCAGCGTCCCCTCGGCGACGGCCGGCGGCATGAACGCAGCCATCTGGCGCAACGCCGCTTCCGGCGTCAGCTCGACGAACTCCACCGCCCGCCCGGTCGCTGCCGCGATCTCCGCGACCTGCTCGCGAGGCGTGATCGCGACCGGCCCGGTGATCTCGTACGTCCGCCCCGAGTGACCTTCCTCGGTCAGCGCCGCCGCGGCCACCTCGGCGATGTCGAGCGGGTCGACCACGGGAAGCGCGACGTCGCTGAAGGGCGCATGGACGGTGTTCGTCTCCTTGACCATCGGCACCCAGGCGAGCGCGTTGCTCGCGAAGCCGCCCGGTCGCAGGATCGTCCACTCCATCGCCGAGCCCCGCACCGCGTCCTCGAGCTCGACGAGCGGCGCGTGCGACGGCGTCCCCGGCCGGGTGCCGACGGCCTGGGAGGACTGCAGCACGACCCGGCGTACGCCTGCGGCCTCGGCATGCTTCATCAGGGCCGGCCCGTCGACGTGGGCGCCGGCGCCGCTGACCAGCAGGAAGAGCGCATCGGCACCTGCCAGGGCCGGCGCCAGGGTCGCGACGTCGGAGAGGTCCGCCTCCGCGGTGACGACTCCGGGCCGTGCCGGCAGCGGCGCCGACTGTGCGCGCGAGACGGCGGTGACGGTGTGTCCGGCGTCGGCCAGCAGCTCGACGAGCGGGCGTCCGACGTTCCCCGTCGCTCCGGTGATGACGATCATCGAGGGTCTCCATTCATACGTGGGATCTGGGTGTGCACCGACGTTAGATCCCTCGATACAGTGGGTTCCCCAAGGTAAGTATTGGAGCGACATGACCTGGCACCCGAGCGCCGACGAGCCGGTGGAGGCCTGCCCGATCGCGCCCGCGGTCGAGCTGATCTTCAGCCGCTGGACGACACCGATCCTGTGGGCCCTGCACGAGTACGGCACCCAGCGCTTCGTGGAGCTCGAGCGCCGCCTCGGCACGATCTCGTCGAAGGTGCTCACCCAGCGCCTGCGCCAGCTCGAGCGCGACGGCCTCGTCGAGCGCCGCTACCACGCCGAGGTCCCACCCCGCGTGGAGTACGACATCACCGACCTCGGCCGCAGCCTCCAGCCGGTCTTCGCCGCCGTCGGCACCTGGTCGGAGACCAACATGCCGGCCGTGGAGACCGCCCGGCAGGCCTACACCGGTCCGCTACCCCGCTGAGGCCGGCTCCGGCGCGGCCCCCGGCCCGGCCAGCACGTCGACGTCGTCAGCGTGCATGGGCCCACCGCAGTGGGTGCACCGCAGATCGACGCGGCCGATCTCCCCACAGGCGTGATGCCGGTAGAGCACGGGCGGCCCGGCCTCGCCCGCGAGCCACCTGTCGCCCCATCCGGCCATCACCATCAGGACGTCGACCAGCTCGCGACCCTTGTCGGTCAGGACGTACTCATAGCGCGGCCGGCTGTCGTACGCCCGCCGCTCCAGCACCCCGCGCTCGACCAGGTGCCCGAGCCGCTCGGTGAGCACCTTCCGCGAGATCCCGAGATCCGCCTGGATCTGGTCGAAGCGGTTCATGCCCACCCAGATGTCGCGCAGCACGAGCGGCGACCACGGCTCGCCGATCACGTCCAGCGTGCGCGCGATCGAGCAGGCCATGTCGCCGAAGTTCGTACGTTGCATGATCCGAATCTACCATTTGGGGTTCCCTGAAGGAACTCAGAGGTGCTACGGTCGCAGAGTCTCTTCAGGAAACCCCGACTCTCCAGGAGCCGTCATGAGCAAGGTCCTCGCAGCACTCTCGGTCTCCGTCGACGGCTTCATCACCGGACGGGATCCCGGCCCCGGCCACGGTCTGGGCGACGGTGGCGTCCTCTTCGAGTGGTACTTCGACGGCGACACCCCCAGCCAGGTCTTCGACGGCTTCAAGCTCTCCGAGCCGAGCGCGCGTGTCTTCGACGCGCTGGCCGCTCGCGACGGTGTCAGCGTCGCGGGGCGCAACACCTACGACGACTCGGGCTGGGACAAGGGTGGTGCGCCGCACCCCACCGCACCCCTGGTCGTCCTCTCCCACCGACCCGCCCCGGCCGACCACGACCGGCAGACCTTCACCACCACCATCGAGGAGGCGATCGCCGTCGCGAAGGAGCAGGCAGGCGGCAAGGACGTCGGACTCATGGGCGGCGGCGTCGTGACCGAAGCGCTGCAGGCCGGCCTGGTGGACGAGATCGTCCTCCACCAGGTCCCGGTGCTCCTCGGCTCCGGCCGGCGCTTCTTCAACGAGCTCCCCGAGCACATCGCGCTCGAGATCGTCGACGTCGTCCCCGCGTCCGGCGTCACCCACCTCCACTACCGCGTCATCCGTTGACCACCACTGCCAAGGAGAAGCCATGATCGACCCCGACGTACGCCCCTTCCTCGAGGGCACCGAGCTGGCCCACGTCGCCACCATCGGCCCCGACGGCGCTCCGCGAACCTCCCCGGTATGGACCGGCACCCACGGCGACCACGTCGTCTTCCTCACCGGCAACCGCGCCCGCAAGTACCGCGACCTCAAGGCCGACCCGCGCATCGCGCTCTCCCTGGCGCCGGCGGCGAACGACTACATGCCAGTCATCCTCCGCGGCCGGGTCACCGGCTGGGTCGAGGACGAGAGCCGCTGGGAGATCATCGACGAGATCGCCACGCGCTACACCGGCGCTCCCTATCCGCGCGAGGTCGACGCGTTCGGCGACCGCGCCATCGCGCTGATCGAGCTCGACCACCAGCACGTCGGCGTCGGCTGATCCCTCCTTTCGGGTCACCGCTCCCCGAGAACGGTCGCCACCAACCCCTCGACCTCGTCCGTACGCAGCGGCACCGGCGTCATCAGCCGCCGGTAGAACACCGCCCCCGCCAGCGCCTCCGCCGCTCGCTCCGGATCCCCGACCGGTTGTCCCGATTCCTTCAGCCGGAGGAGAGCATCGACCAGCCGCGTACGTCGCTGGGCGCTGTAACGGTGATGCAGCTCCCGCAGTCCGGCGTCGCGCTCGGCACCGTCGAGCACCGCAGGGAGACAGTCGGACATCAGGGACGACTGCATGGCGGAGGCGAGGTGGGCGACGATCGCGACCACGTCGGCTCGCGGGTCCTGGCCACCGGCCTCGGGGCGCGGTTGGACGTTGAGCGTCTCCATCGCGTCCGCGATCAGACTGAGCCGGTCGTGGCCGAGCCGATAGATGGTGCTCCGTGCGACCCCGGCGCGTGTCGCCACACCGTCGATGCTGAATCCGCCGTATCCACGCTCGGCGAGCTCCGCGAGCGCCGCTTCGAGCACTCGCTGCCGGCTGCGCACCACCCGCGGGTCCGTTCGCCCTTGACGAGAAGCCATGTCCGGAGCCTACTATGCAACAGTAGTGTTGCAGAGAGGAGAGACAGATGATTCCTGGATTCCGCTACATCGTCGACGACATCCCTGCGGCGGTTGCGTTCTACCGCGAGCTCGGTTTCGAGGACGTCGGACCCAGAGCCGGCGGCTTCGCCATGCTCGAGGGGCACGGCCTGAGGCTGATGCTGAACACCGCCGGTGCCGGCGGCGCCGGGCACGCCGCCGACGACGGGAAGCTGCCCAGCCCCGGTGGCTGGAGTCGTATCCAGCTCGAGGTGCCCGACGTGGACGAGGAGCTCCGGCGGCTGAGCGAAGCCGGAGCCCGGGTACGCACCAGCCGCATCGACGGCACGGGTGGTGCTCAGGCCGTGATCGAGGACCCGGCCGGCAACGCGGTCGAGCTGTTCACGCCCGCCTGACCGAGAGGGGCGCCAGGGTCCTGGGGCCGTGTGGGCAAACGGCCACGGGGCCTTGTCCCGGGGTCTACAGTGGGCGTCAGAACATCGCACGAAAAAAGTTGCTCTGGCGATTTGAAACGGCGTCAGGGTGTGTGTAGTGTTCTCCGAGTCGCCAGGGTGCGGCGGGAAGCAAGCGCGAGTCTTCGGGCGGGCTTCCGGCCCCGGAGCGGCCACCTCCACTCTTCGAGCATCGCTCGAGCCAGGGTGTTCTAGATGTTGATCTTCGAATCGACGACAGAGCCTCAGCCGGATCTGGTTCAACCAGATCAGCGCGGTCATGAGTGGGCAGGTTGAAGCGATAAACACCGCGGGTTTCCCGAATTGGTGATTAGAGCGAAAGCCACTAAAGTCCTCCAGGACTGAAGCGGATAAAGCTTCGAACTTTCAGCAAGAAAGCGCGAAACGCGCGGAATTGCGAAAGCGAGAAACACTCCGCTAAAGTCCGGAAAGACAAAGCAGAGAAACAGCTGCTAATCCGGCAGAAGGCGCGAATAGCGCCGAGTTGGAGAAGCGAGAGTGGCTCTGATAAAGTCTGCGAGGCAGGACCGGCCAGAGGGTCTGGAGCTGGTAAGGAAAGCGTGAAAGCGCCGAATTGCTGAAGCGAAAGAAAGCCTGGTAGGGTTCAGCACGAAGAACAAAGCAGAACATAAAGCGAATAAAGCAGTCACCGGACTGGTGAGGGACGGATGTTCCGAAGTCTACCGGTGTGCGTGTGATTCTTGAGAACTCAACAGTGTGTCATAGTCGACGAATTAGTTTGTTATGCCCCGTCGATCACGTCCTCTTAGTGGGGATGTTGGTTGATGGTTTCTTTGACAATTGATTCTGGCAATTATCCAGTCTTTCGGGATTGGAACATGTCAGTGTCTCCTGTCAGGGCATCTCTTTTTCCAGGCATCGTGAGATGTTCTGGTGTTGTTTTTCAACGGAGAGTTTGATCCTGGCTCAGGACGAACGCTGGCGGCGTGCTTAACACATGCAAGTCGAGCGGAAAGGCCCTTCGGGGTACTCGAGCGGCGAACGGGTGAGTAACACGTGAGTAATCTGCCCCAGGCTCTGGGATAGCCACCGGAAACGGTGATTAATACCGGATACGACAACTTCCTGCATGGGATGGTTGTGGAAAGTTTTTCGGCCTGGGATGTGCTCGCGGCCTATCAGCTTGTTGGTGAGGTAATGGCTCACCAAGGCTTCGACGGGTAGCCGGCCTGAGAGGGTGACCGGCCACACTGGGACTGAGACACGGCCCAGACTCCTACGGGAGGCAGCAGTGGGGAATATTGGACAATGGGCGGAAGCCTGATCCAGCAACGCCGCGTGAGGGATGACGGCCTTCGGGTTGTAAACCTCTTTCAGCACAGACGAAGCGCAAGTGACGGTATGTGCAGAAGAAGGACCGGCCAACTACGTGCCAGCAGCCGCGGTAATACGTAGGGTCCGAGCGTTGTCCGGAATTATTGGGCGTAAAGGGCTCGTAGGCGGTCTGTCGCGTCGGGAGTGAAAACCAGGTGCTTAACACCTGGCCTGCTTTCGATACGGGCAGACTAGAGGTACTCAGGGGAGAATGGAATTCCTGGTGTAGCGGTGAAATGCGCAGATATCAGGAGGAACACCGGTGGCGAAGGCGGTTCTCTGGGAGTATCCTGACGCTGAGGAGCGAAAGTGTGGGGAGCGAACAGGATTAGATACCCTGGTAGTCCACACCGTAAACGTTGGGCGCTAGGTGTGGGATCCATTCCACGGGTTCCGTGCCGCAGCTAACGCATTAAGCGCCCCGCCTGGGGAGTACGGCCGCAAGGCTAAAACTCAAAGGAATTGACGGGGGCCCGCACAAGCGGCGGAGCATGCGGATTAATTCGATGCAACGCGAAGAACCTTACCTGGGTTTGACATACACCGGAAAGCTGCAGAGATGTAGCCCCTTTTAGTCGGTGTACAGGTGGTGCATGGCTGTCGTCAGCTCGTGTCGTGAGATGTTGGGTTAAGTCCCGCAACGAGCGCAACCCTCGTCCTATGTTGCCAGCAATTCGGTTGGGGACTCATAGGAGACTGCCGGGGTCAACTCGGAGGAAGGTGGGGATGACGTCAAGTCATCATGCCCCTTATGTCCAGGGCTTCACGCATGCTACAATGGCCGGTACAAAGGGCTGCGATCCCGTGAGGGTGAGCGAATCCCAAAAAGCCGGTCTCAGTTCGGATTGGGGTCTGCAACTCGACCCCATGAAGTCGGAGTCGCTAGTAATCGCAGATCAGCAACGCTGCGGTGAATACGTTCCCGGGCCTTGTACACACCGCCCGTCACGTCACGAAAGTCGGCAACACCCGAAGCCAGTGGCCCAACCCTTGTGGGGGGAGCTGTCGAAGGTGGGGCTGGCGATTGGGACGAAGTCGTAACAAGGTAGCCGTACCGGAAGGTGCGGCTGGATCACCTCCTTTCTAAGGAGTAAGTGGCCATGAATTCACACAACATTGGGTTGTGTGGTGATGGTGCTACTCGCTAGTGGAATCGTCGATGAAACACCGGCTGGTTGCCGGGTGTGCTTCTCAGTACTGCCCTCCTCTTCGGAGGTGGGCGTGGAACCTGAAGTCTCCTGGAGCTGGTCTGGTCTTGACACACTGTTGGGCCCTGAGGAATCACACACGTGATTGTCTCTTCGCCCCCTTCGCCTGAAGGAGCTCGGTATGAGCGCTGGATGGGGTTGTGCGGGCTGGCCGGCGCTGAGAAGTGCCGGGGTTGATAGTTGGATAGTGGACGCGAGCATCTTGTTTAATAAGAATGCACACACCTTGTAGGCGCTTGTGAGCCGTTGGTGAAAGCCTTTGGTTAGTGAGTGTTGGTGTGTGTTGGTCTTCGTAGCGCATGACAGGCTCGACAACGTGATGTTGTTGTGTTTGTTGTTTTTGTTGAGTGTTTGTGAGAGATAAGCTATGAAGGGCACATGGTGGATGCCTTGGCATCAAGAGCCGATGAAGGACGTTGGAGCCTGCGATAAGCCCTGGGGAGTTGGCAACCGAGCGTTGATCCGGGGGTGTCCGAATGGGGAAACCCAGCACGAGTCATGTCGTGTTACCTGCGCCTGAATCTATAGGGCGTTTGGAGGGAACGCGGGGAAGTGAAACATCTCAGTACCCGTAGGAAGAGAAAACAATAGTGATTCCGAGAGTAGTGGCGAGCGAAATCGGATGAGGCTAAACCAACTGCGTGTGATAGACGGCAGTCGTTGCGTAGTTGGGGTTGTGGGATATGTCTGTCATCGTCTGCCGGCGGTGAGCTCAGTAAGAAACCAAGCATGAAGGTGAACCAGTTGGGAAGCTGGGCCGTAGCGGGTGATAGCCCCGTAATCGTATGTGTTTGGCTGGGTTGATGTACTCCCAAGTAGGACGGCACTCGTGGAATGTCGTGTGAATCTGGCGGGACCACCCGCTAAGCCTAAATACTTCTTGATGACCGATAGCGGACCAGTACCGTGAGGGAAAGGTGAAAAGTACCCCTGGCGGGGAGTGAAATAGTACCTGAAACCGTGTGCCTACAATCCGTCAGAGCCCGGCCGGCTGTTTACAGCAGTGGGGGTGATGGCGTGCCTTTTGAAGAATGAGCCTGCGAGTTAGCGGTGTGTGGCAAGGTTAACCCGTGTGGGGTAGCCGTAGCGAAAGCGAGTCCTAATAGGGCGATTGAGTCGCGCGCTCTAGACCCGAAGCGAAGTGATCTAGCCATGGGCAGGTTGAAGCGCCGGTAAGACGGCGTGGAGGACCGAACCCACTTCAGTTGAAAATGGAGGGGATGACCTGTGGTTAGGGGTGAAAGGCCAATCAAACTTCGTGATAGCTGGTTCTCCCCGAAATGCATTTAGGTGCAGCGTTGTGTGTTTCTTGCCGGAGGTAGAGCACTGGATAGCCGATGGGCCCGACCAGGTTACTGACGTTAGCCAAACTCCGAATGCCGGTAAGTGAGAGCGCAGCAGTGAGACAGTGGGGGATAAGCTCCATTGTCGAGAGGGAAACAGCCCAGACCATCAGCTAAGGCCCCTAAGCGGTAACTAAGTGGAAAAGGATGTGGAGTCGCAGTGACAACCAGGAGGTTGGCTTGGAAGCAGCCACCCTTGAAAGAGTGCGTAATAGCTCACTGGTCAAGTGATTCCGCGCCGACAATGTAGCGGGGCTCAAGTTATCCGCCGAAGCTATGGCACTCCGGTTTTCCGGGGTGGGTAGGGGAGCGTCGTGTATCGGGTGAAGCAGCGGAGTGATCCAGCGGTGGACGGTACGCGAGTGAGAATGCAGGCATGAGTAGCGAATGATGTGTGAGAAACACATCCGCCGATTGATCAAGGGTTCCAGGGTCAAGCTAATCTGCCCTGGGTAAGTCGGGACCTAAGGCGAGGCCGACAGGCGTAGTCGATGGACAACGGGTTGATATTCCCGTACCGGCGAAATGACGCCCATGATGAGGCGCATGATGCT from Nocardioides luteus includes:
- a CDS encoding VOC family protein, with the protein product MIPGFRYIVDDIPAAVAFYRELGFEDVGPRAGGFAMLEGHGLRLMLNTAGAGGAGHAADDGKLPSPGGWSRIQLEVPDVDEELRRLSEAGARVRTSRIDGTGGAQAVIEDPAGNAVELFTPA